The DNA window TCTTTTTCCCATGTTGTTTCCTTTTCGTTTTTGTCTGATTGCTATCCTAAAGTAGCCGCCATCACGGCTTTGATCGTATGCATACGGTTCTCGGCCTCGGCGAACACCACCGACTGTTTCCCTTCGAATACCGCGTCGGTGACCTCCATGCAATCACGTGAAAACTTCTCGCCCGTTTCTCGGCCGATTTGGGTTTTCAAGTCATGGTAGGCCGGCAGACAGTGCATAAAAATCGCCTTGTCCCCCGCGTTTGCCATGATCTTTTCGTTGACCTGATAAGGCGCGAGGTCGTTCACGCGCTCCTGCCAGACCGAAACCGGCTCGCCCATCGAGACCCAGACATCGGTGTAAAGCACATCCGCGCCCTTGGTCGCCTTGATCGGATCGGTCTCGAACTTGAGTGTTGCGCCGCTTTTTTCGGCGATTTCTTCGCAGGTTTTGATGAGCGCAGGGTCGGGAAAGTAGCTTGCAGGCGCGCAGAGGGTGCAGTCAAGCCCCATCTTGGCGCAGCCGACCAAAAGCGAGTTACCCATATTATAACGCGCGTCGCCCATATAGACAAGGTGAATTCCTTTTAAATGTCCGAAATGTTCTTGCATCGTCAGAAAATCGGCCAGAATCTGGGTCGGATGGAATTCGTTGGTCAACCCGTTCCAGACCGGCACATCGGAGTATTTCGCCAGTTCCTCGACAATCTCCTGCCCGAAACCCCGGTATTCTATGCCGTCGAACATACCCGCAAGCACCCTTGCGGTATCGGCGATGCTCTCTTTTTTGCCGATCTGCGAACCCGTCGGGTCGAGATAGGTCACGCCCATGCCGAGGTCACGCGCGGCGACTTCAAAGGCGCAGCGCGTGCGGGTGCTGGTCTTTTCAAAGATCAGCGCGATATTTTTCCCTTCGCAGAGCTTATGCGGGATGCCGGCTTTTTTCTGCGCTTTCAATTGCGCCGCCAGCGCAATCAGCCCGCCGATCTCTTCCGCCGACAAGTCCAGCAGTTTCAAAAAATCTTTGCCCTTTAAGTTCATATCGCAAACTCCTTCACGGTTGTCATTCCGAGCGCAAGCCGAGGAATCTCGGTATCATGAGGTTTTCGGGTATCGTCTCCATCGGCTTCTGAGTGCCGAGATCCTTCGACTTCGCTCAGGATGACAAACCCTTTACTCCGCGCAAACATCCTTGATAATTGTAACAGCTTTTTGCAGCATTGTCATCGGGATATTCAACGCCGGAAGCAGACGCACCTTCTTTTTCGCGGTCAGCGGCAAAACTCCGCGCGAAATACATTCGTTCACCACGGTCTTTGCGTCCTTTTCGGTGACAAGCCCTAAAATCAACCCCATGCCGTCCACACTGACAATGCCCTTGGCGCCCGAGAGTTCGGCGCAGATATACGCGGACTTGTCGCGCACTTCGGCTAACAATTTTTCATCGATCCGGTTTAAAATATTGACCGCGCCCGCGCAGCAGACGGGGTTACCTCCGAAGGTCGAGCCGTGGCTGCCCGGCGTGAAAACGTCTTTGACTTTCTCACCCAAAATGGCCGCGCCGATCGGAAGCCCGCCGCCTAGTCCCTTAGCGGTCGTGATGATATCCGGCTCGATGCCGTAATTCATATAACCGAATAACTGCCCGGTGCGCCCGTTTCCGGTCTGCACCTCGTCGACAATCATTATAATATCGTTTTTCTGCGCGAGTTCCGCCACGCTCTTGACGTATTCCGGCGCGAGCACGACGATTCCGCCCTCGCCCTGAATCACTTCGATCATAATGGCTGCGACTTTGTTTTCGGCAACTTTTTGCGCCATATCGGCCAAATCGTTCGGTTCGGCGTGCACAAATCCGGGTGTAAGCGGCTGAAACAGCTCGTGAAAATGCTCCTGCCCTGTCGCCGCTAATGTGGTCAGCGTACGCCCGTGAAAGCTGTTTTTAAGCGTGATGATCGTATAACAATTCGCGCCTTTTTTTTCGGCGGCATATTTTCGCGCGGCTTTGATGGCGCATTCGTTGGCTTCCGCGCCCGAGTTTCCGAAAAACACCTTTTTCATCCCTGTGCGCTCGCAGAGGGTTTGTGCCAGCGTCACATACGGCGCGGCATAATACAGGTTCGAGGTGTGCTGAAACGCATTCAGCTGGTCGGTGACTGCTTTAATCCAGGCATCGTCGGAAAACCCGAACGAAT is part of the Oscillospiraceae bacterium genome and encodes:
- the argF gene encoding ornithine carbamoyltransferase, which gives rise to MNLKGKDFLKLLDLSAEEIGGLIALAAQLKAQKKAGIPHKLCEGKNIALIFEKTSTRTRCAFEVAARDLGMGVTYLDPTGSQIGKKESIADTARVLAGMFDGIEYRGFGQEIVEELAKYSDVPVWNGLTNEFHPTQILADFLTMQEHFGHLKGIHLVYMGDARYNMGNSLLVGCAKMGLDCTLCAPASYFPDPALIKTCEEIAEKSGATLKFETDPIKATKGADVLYTDVWVSMGEPVSVWQERVNDLAPYQVNEKIMANAGDKAIFMHCLPAYHDLKTQIGRETGEKFSRDCMEVTDAVFEGKQSVVFAEAENRMHTIKAVMAATLG
- a CDS encoding acetylornithine/succinylornithine family transaminase, coding for MNDIFNLEHQYLANTYDRYPIQIVKGKGSLVWDQNGKEYIDMGGGIAVNSFGFSDDAWIKAVTDQLNAFQHTSNLYYAAPYVTLAQTLCERTGMKKVFFGNSGAEANECAIKAARKYAAEKKGANCYTIITLKNSFHGRTLTTLAATGQEHFHELFQPLTPGFVHAEPNDLADMAQKVAENKVAAIMIEVIQGEGGIVVLAPEYVKSVAELAQKNDIIMIVDEVQTGNGRTGQLFGYMNYGIEPDIITTAKGLGGGLPIGAAILGEKVKDVFTPGSHGSTFGGNPVCCAGAVNILNRIDEKLLAEVRDKSAYICAELSGAKGIVSVDGMGLILGLVTEKDAKTVVNECISRGVLPLTAKKKVRLLPALNIPMTMLQKAVTIIKDVCAE